DNA from Doryrhamphus excisus isolate RoL2022-K1 chromosome 19, RoL_Dexc_1.0, whole genome shotgun sequence:
CCTGTGTAAAAGAAACCACTTTTTCACAACTTAAAAATGATAAGCAATTTGAAATTtgtttacatgtaaaaaaaaataaaaataatcagcaGGTCTTCTCAATCAGAATCATTTGCATCATCTGCATCgtcctggaagaaaaaaaaaagaagccacaTTAAGAATAAATGCATCATCATTATTTTGTGACTTCCTAGCTACCTGTGTGTGTTCCTTATTGTTCTGTGTTTCCGTGGCTGTGCCGTGAAAGTCATGTATGGGCAGTGTGGCCATCCAGCTGAGCATGGAACCCTCCTGACACTCCGTCTCCACAATGGTGGGATAGATGTGAGCCTCCTTGAAGGCCTTGATAGCTTCCTCCTCGTTGTCCCATTCCAGGCGCTCGTGTAGGCCATCCCCGCCAAAGCGCTTGTTGTACCTGTCGAAGTGGACCCTCTCCAGGACCAAACCAAGTCCCGGCGCTTTGGGCACATCCACCTTCTCCTGCCCCCAGCTCCGCTCCATGACGTCCTCCGGCGCGTATCCTTTAATAACGGCGATCACCAAGCCGATCATCTTGCGGATTTGATGCATCATGAAGCTCTGGCCTTGCACCTTGATGACAGCAAATTCGGCATCACTGAGCACGAAAGGCTCTCCGCAAGACATGTCCATGATGTAACGTCGAGCGCTGGGGTCGCTTGGCGCCTTCTGAGATGTGAAGTTGTGGAAGTTGTGGGTTCCCTTGTAGCGCGCAAACAGGAGGTTGACTCGTCCAAGTGTTTCCGGATCCAGGCGGAAGGCGGACAAGTTGGCTGTGTCATAGTCTTTAGGAGAAAAGGCCACTGTTGGGAGCATGTAGGAGTAAGTGCGAGCATCGCATTTGTTTTTCGAGTTGAAGCCTTGAGTCACTCGCTTCAGACCTGCAGGTCAAATAAGCCAAGACACTCCAATTAATATTGTAAAAAGACAATTGCAACACAAAATAAGGATCAAATCAATCTCACCAAGGATTCTAATTTGAAGTGGAAGATGCTCGTTGATTTTTTCAACAATGTCGTCAATCAGCCGCACCTTGAGAGAGACCACTTGACCGGCCGCAGACACCCCCTAAAGAGTATGTCCTGACACTGAATACTTCGGCTGAAGCCATGTCTCTGAGCACGAACCCACCATACCTTATCAGTCCGCGCACATCTTTGGAAAGACATCTTCTTCATCTCATCACCATGGTTTTCAGGAATGCAGCCAGAATTAACAAGCGCTGCAACAAGATCATCTTCTATTGTCCTGAATTGAGTATTTCCAGGATTTCTCTAAATAAAAAAGCATATACTTAAGTAAACACAGATGGAGTAGTGAGCTGAGTGTTGTTGCATACTGTACCTGCATTCCATAGTATCCCTTCCCGCAGTATGCCATGAGGAGGACCACTTTCTTTTTGGGGTATCGCTTTTCATCCTCTGCGTTTTCTCCCCCCGTTTTGAGTCTTTTGTTGGTTTGAACCACCTCGTTTTCCTCTTTGGATCTTTTCAATAGATTGTCAGTCGGTTCCTTTGGAGATGCCTCGCTCATTTTGCAAAGTAGTGTGTTAAAAATACCACCTGTCAGGAGGATACGTTTAACTGCTTGGAGCGCTCTCACGATTAAGtattttctgtttaaaaaaaaagcttaccGTTCGCTGCTAATGTCTGTCTGCTGCTAACCAAGACGTCCAATGACCGTCTGGATACAAACATGTCCCCTTACGCCATCTGAAGGGACGAGAAGTTGTGGCTACCAAGTGATGCTAGCAAGGAATAGCACAATATATCGCtacaaaaccaaaccaaacaacGATGTTAACAAATGTTTAACCTGTGTCGAGCAAGAAAAAGTATCCCCTTAACTCAAAATATACTCGGTACAATCTTAAATAACTTAGAAATGTTGTGTACACGTCGTTTAATTGATGCTACTATCCACGCACATGGACAGCAGAGTCAACTCTGATCCCAGAGATGTAAATATCGCGACACTGTTTTGTTATCGCGTGACTTTGACAgtcacaaacatgtaccaagGAGTGTAACGTTAACAAGAGACGGCCATTCCACTTTCCTATTacgggtttggccgccatgatggtgagcagaatccagaaacatTGCAGAAACATGTCCTCGGTACACTTCTCAGCCAATAATTactctaaaaaa
Protein-coding regions in this window:
- the pus1 gene encoding tRNA pseudouridine synthase A, whose amino-acid sequence is MFVSRRSLDVLVSSRQTLAANGGIFNTLLCKMSEASPKEPTDNLLKRSKEENEVVQTNKRLKTGGENAEDEKRYPKKKVVLLMAYCGKGYYGMQRNPGNTQFRTIEDDLVAALVNSGCIPENHGDEMKKMSFQRCARTDKGVSAAGQVVSLKVRLIDDIVEKINEHLPLQIRILGLKRVTQGFNSKNKCDARTYSYMLPTVAFSPKDYDTANLSAFRLDPETLGRVNLLFARYKGTHNFHNFTSQKAPSDPSARRYIMDMSCGEPFVLSDAEFAVIKVQGQSFMMHQIRKMIGLVIAVIKGYAPEDVMERSWGQEKVDVPKAPGLGLVLERVHFDRYNKRFGGDGLHERLEWDNEEEAIKAFKEAHIYPTIVETECQEGSMLSWMATLPIHDFHGTATETQNNKEHTQDDADDANDSD